From the genome of Pieris rapae chromosome 5, ilPieRapa1.1, whole genome shotgun sequence, one region includes:
- the LOC111003982 gene encoding probable bifunctional methylenetetrahydrofolate dehydrogenase/cyclohydrolase 2 isoform X2: MARILDGKGLASDIKEELKGKIENWVSLGNRAPSLRCIIVGDDPASQTYVRNKIQAALAVGIAAETIKYDETLSQEELLAKIDKLNKDEAVDGILVQLPLPGAMDERKICNAVAPEKDVDGFHIINVGQLCLDMPTMVPATALAVIEMLKRFKIDTFGRNAVVVGRSKNVGMPIAMMLHSDRNHDSGLGMDATVTICHRYTPREQLVTFCRNADIVITATGVPKLIKAEMIKPGATVIDVGISRITDEQGKTKLVGDVDYDEVVKIAGAITPVPGGVGPMTVAMLMHNTFQAAQRIQDAKTLN, from the exons ATGGCCCGCATCCTTGATGGTAAAGGCCTTGCCAGTGATATAAAAGAAGAATTAAAAGGTAAAATAGAGAATTGGGTAAGCCTAGGAAACAGAGCTCCCTCTTTACGCTGCATTATTGTTGGTGATGATCCAGCTAGCCAGACATATGTGAGAAACAAAATTCAAGCGGCCTTAGCTGTGGGCATTGCTGCAGAAACAATCAAGTATGATGAGACATTAAGTCAGGAAGAACTACTTGCAAAAATTGATAAACTGAATAAGGATGAAGCTGTGGATGGTATTCTGGTGCAATTACCTTTGCCTGGTGCAATGGACGAAAGGAAAATTTGCAACGCTGTGGCTCCTGAAAAGGATGTTGATggatttcatataataaatgttggaCAGCTCTGTTTAGATATGCCCACCATGGTCCCTGCTACTGCCTTGGCTGTAATTGAGATGTTAAAAcg gttTAAAATCGATACATTCGGGCGTAACGCTGTCGTTGTAGGGCGCTCAAAGAATGTAGGAATGCCAATAGCTATGATGTTGCATAGTGACAGAAATCATGACAGTGGTCTAGGTATGGATGCCACAGTGACTATTTGCCACCGATACACACCACGTGAACAATTAGTTACGTTTTGTAGGAACGCTGACATTGTGATAACTGCGACCG GTGTACCAAAACTTATTAAAGCTGAAATGATAAAGCCTGGTGCTACGGTCATAGATGTAGGGATTTCAAGAATTACTGATGAACAGGGAAAGACAAAACTAGTCGGCGATGTCGACTATGACG AGGTTGTCAAAATAGCCGGTGCAATAACACCAGTGCCTGGAGGAGTGGGTCCTATGACAGTTGCAATGTTGATGCATAACACATTCCAAGCTGCACAGAGGATTCAAGATGCTAAGACATTGAACTGA
- the LOC111003982 gene encoding probable bifunctional methylenetetrahydrofolate dehydrogenase/cyclohydrolase 2 isoform X1, with amino-acid sequence MRLTLCLRIISTTLKATMRSHTYIDSMGFPSIMARILDGKGLASDIKEELKGKIENWVSLGNRAPSLRCIIVGDDPASQTYVRNKIQAALAVGIAAETIKYDETLSQEELLAKIDKLNKDEAVDGILVQLPLPGAMDERKICNAVAPEKDVDGFHIINVGQLCLDMPTMVPATALAVIEMLKRFKIDTFGRNAVVVGRSKNVGMPIAMMLHSDRNHDSGLGMDATVTICHRYTPREQLVTFCRNADIVITATGVPKLIKAEMIKPGATVIDVGISRITDEQGKTKLVGDVDYDEVVKIAGAITPVPGGVGPMTVAMLMHNTFQAAQRIQDAKTLN; translated from the exons ATGAGGCTAACATTATGTTTACGCATAATCAGTACAACTTTGAAAGCCACAATGAGAAGTCACACATATATTGATTCAATGGGTTTTCCCAG CATTATGGCCCGCATCCTTGATGGTAAAGGCCTTGCCAGTGATATAAAAGAAGAATTAAAAGGTAAAATAGAGAATTGGGTAAGCCTAGGAAACAGAGCTCCCTCTTTACGCTGCATTATTGTTGGTGATGATCCAGCTAGCCAGACATATGTGAGAAACAAAATTCAAGCGGCCTTAGCTGTGGGCATTGCTGCAGAAACAATCAAGTATGATGAGACATTAAGTCAGGAAGAACTACTTGCAAAAATTGATAAACTGAATAAGGATGAAGCTGTGGATGGTATTCTGGTGCAATTACCTTTGCCTGGTGCAATGGACGAAAGGAAAATTTGCAACGCTGTGGCTCCTGAAAAGGATGTTGATggatttcatataataaatgttggaCAGCTCTGTTTAGATATGCCCACCATGGTCCCTGCTACTGCCTTGGCTGTAATTGAGATGTTAAAAcg gttTAAAATCGATACATTCGGGCGTAACGCTGTCGTTGTAGGGCGCTCAAAGAATGTAGGAATGCCAATAGCTATGATGTTGCATAGTGACAGAAATCATGACAGTGGTCTAGGTATGGATGCCACAGTGACTATTTGCCACCGATACACACCACGTGAACAATTAGTTACGTTTTGTAGGAACGCTGACATTGTGATAACTGCGACCG GTGTACCAAAACTTATTAAAGCTGAAATGATAAAGCCTGGTGCTACGGTCATAGATGTAGGGATTTCAAGAATTACTGATGAACAGGGAAAGACAAAACTAGTCGGCGATGTCGACTATGACG AGGTTGTCAAAATAGCCGGTGCAATAACACCAGTGCCTGGAGGAGTGGGTCCTATGACAGTTGCAATGTTGATGCATAACACATTCCAAGCTGCACAGAGGATTCAAGATGCTAAGACATTGAACTGA